A part of Drosophila ananassae strain 14024-0371.13 chromosome 2R, ASM1763931v2, whole genome shotgun sequence genomic DNA contains:
- the LOC6506078 gene encoding 60S ribosomal protein L10a-2, whose protein sequence is MKLCILSDQQHCGEAKANNVESMNAEPLKKVNKNKKKLVKKLANSYDAFLASESLIKQIPRLLGPEEVKSTIKFQMKKVLCLYAAVGHDGLKSKIPRRVPERLPRTARDQRTKGQQPQTPGVTCAASTGPTALPRAKKSFPHTLRCIFFCIALRCIFFFIVWARPI, encoded by the coding sequence ATGAAGTTATGCATCCTCAGCGATCAGCAGCATTGCGGTGAGGCCAAGGCCAATAACGTCGAGTCCATGAACGCCGAGCCTCTAAAGAAGGTGAACAAGAACAAGAAGAAGCTGGTGAAGAAACTGGCCAATTCCTATGACGCTTTCCTGGCCTCCGAGTCGCTCATCAAGCAGATTCCCCGTCTGCTCGGCCCCGAGGAAGTCAAGTCCACTATCAAGTTCCAGATGAAGAAGGTCCTGTGCCTGTATGCCGCCGTCGGCCATGATGGCCTGAAATCCAAGATACCACGAAGAGTGCCCGAACGACTGCCCCGAACTGCCCGGGACCAAAGGACCAAAGGACAACAGCCGCAGACTCCTGGAGTGacctgtgcagccagcaccggcccGACAGCGCTACCAAGAGCAAAAAAAAGTTTCCCCCATacactgcgttgcatatttttttgtattgcactgcgatgcatatttttttttatagtatgGGCAAGGCCAATATAG